One window from the genome of Yarrowia lipolytica chromosome 1B, complete sequence encodes:
- a CDS encoding uncharacterized protein (Compare to YALI0B09361g, uniprot|Q872L3 Yarrowia lipolytica Lipase (EC 3.1.1. 3)), with amino-acid sequence MVSLSARIKDFFSVLLLGAATITPSTQTAGVSQGFYDFARDFAHLSNIAYCVNAPITPLNPDFTCGNSCKHFPEIELVKTFGGNFFKTSITGYLAVDHVKKEKYVVFRGTFSLADAITDMQFQLSPFLVDVPALNTFSANDTTAEAQTHCEGCKIHDGFSKAFTETWGNIGEDLQKHLDANPDYQLYVTGHSLGAAMALLGATSIKLKGYDPILINYGQPRVGNKPFAEFINKLWFGEGNGLEITPERKLYRMTHWNDIFVGLPNWEGYTHSNGEVYINNRFINPPLKDVISCAGGENSKCYRSSFSLLSQINLLQNHLAYIDYIGYCALNIGRRELADQEHYTGPYYYGHRSEEDFKKLGLELSTPQVEN; translated from the coding sequence ATGGTATCCCTCTCTGCTCGAATCAAAGACTTTTTTTcggtcctcctcctcggagcTGCAACCATCACTCCCTCCACACAGACCGCAGGCGTGTCTCAAGGGTTCTATGATTTTGCTCGGGACTTTGCCCATCTGTCCAACATTGCCTACTGTGTCAATGCTCCCATCACTCCACTGAACCCGGACTTCACCTGTGGCAACTCGTGCAAGCACTTTCCGGAAATTGAGCTTGTGAAGACATTTGGAGgcaacttcttcaagacCTCCATTACGGGCTACCTGGCTGTCGATCatgtcaagaaggagaagtaCGTTGTCTTCCGAGGAACCTTTTCGCTGGCAGACGCGATCACGGACATGCAGTTCCAGCTGTCTCCTTTCCTGGTCGATGTGCCTGCCCTGAACACTTTCTCAGCTAATGACACCACCGCAGAGGCCCAGACGCACTGTGAGGGCTGCAAAATTCACGACGGCTTCTCCAAGGCCTTTACCGAGACCTGGGGTAACATTGGTGAGGATCTGCAGAAACACCTGGACGCTAACCCGGACTACCAGCTGTACGTGACTGGCCATTCTCTGGGAGCTGCTATGGCCCTTCTTGGAGCTACTTCCatcaagctcaagggctACGATCCCATTCTCATCAACTACGGACAGCCCCGAGTCGGAAACAAGCCCTTCGCTGAGTTCATTAACAAGTTGTGGTTTGGAGAAGGCAACGGTCTGGAAATCACCCCCGAGAGAAAGCTGTACCGAATGACCCACTGGAACGACATCTTTGTTGGCCTGCCCAACTGGGAGGGATACACCCACTCTAACGGTGAAGTATACATCAACAACCGGTTCATCAACCCTCCTCTCAAGGATGTCATCTCTTGTGCTGGAGGCGAAAACTCGAAGTGCTACCGATCCTCGTTCAGCCTGCTGTCCCAGATCAATCTGCTCCAAAACCACCTGGCTTACATTGATTACATTGGATACTGCGCTCTGAACATTGGTCGACGAGAGCTTGCCGATCAGGAACATTACACTGGTCCTTATTACTATGGTCATCGATCTGAGGAGGACTTTAAGAAGTTGGGCTTGGAGCTATCCACCCCACAAGTTGAGAACTGA